A section of the Triplophysa dalaica isolate WHDGS20190420 chromosome 8, ASM1584641v1, whole genome shotgun sequence genome encodes:
- the slitrk5b gene encoding SLIT and NTRK-like protein 5, which produces MRVKEHISHRQTSIVINMHMWILVISSFATFFSFIEMFDVYGDICRGLCVCEERDGILTASCENRGINNLSDVTPLQLTSYHLLLAGNLLKKISLDDFVSYEGLTILHLGNNDISELEPGAFNGLQGLKRLHLNNNKIEALQEDTFLGLESLEYLQMDYNYISHIEPKALSRLHHLEVFILNDNLLSALPFNVFQFVPLTHLDLRGNQLKVLPYNGLLEHLSRIVELQLEENLWNCSCELIALKAWLESISYTPLVGDVVCETPFRLHGRDLDEISKQELCPRRAIAEYEMRAEPALRSEVLYKTTPETVRAAFASSTVLRPTKSSRSSGKLRVKPTSRSSSGKPQNYGPMLAYQTKPPVSLVCPSACTCNLQISDLGLNVNCQERKIESISDLNPKPYNPKKMYLTGNFISSVCSSDFVESTGLDLLHLGNNRVTVIHDRTFGQLIHLRRLYLNGNLLERLTEEMFYGLQSLQFLYLEYNVIREIAAHAFHQAPNLQLLFLNNNLLKTLPVGIFDGLNLARLSLRSNHFRSLPVGGVLEELTSLVQIDLFENPWDCSCLVLDTKNWLEQLGAGTVVNSVICESPPRLSGEDLRHLRSSLLCPENSNVESSDEPPSEDTIPGSTITLETALDYDTQSPAVPLSVLILALLLIFILSVFVAAGLFAVIMKRRKKSERLTSLNATPSSFNASYEDGAAGKSTSAGYLYEYIPPAVGSVAQHLPYSPDEGNEMKGYRDFEELRALAAGSDEEVRSNAISSEFSAGTPDTLDRRIPLLDDNYFYRDILARDQQASHRVGLACKHGPPDFDARHQCVNPDRKQQVYSTTPAGVYTEPGRSEYWELKAKLHFEPDYLEVHEKRTTFTQF; this is translated from the exons ATGCGG GTGAAAGAACACATCTCTCATCGACAAACATCCATCGTCATAAACATGCATATGTGGATATTGGTCATATCGTCTTTTGCAACGTTTTTCAGCTTCATTgagatgtttgatgtttatggAGATATATGTagaggtctgtgtgtgtgtgaggagagaGACGGGATTCTGACAGCCAGTTGTGAAAACAGAGGAATAAACAATCTGTCGGATGTCACGCCTTTACAGCTGACTTCATATCATCTTCTGCTTGCGGGAAATCTGCTGAAGAAAATCTCACTCGATGATTTTGTTAGTTATGAGGGACTCACCATTCTGCATCTAGGAAACAACGATATATCAGAGCTGGAACCCGGGGCGTTTAACGGACTCCAGGGATTAAAGAGACTGCATCTGAACAATAATAAAATCGAGGCGCTACAGGAAGACACGTTTCTCGGACTGGAGAGTCTGGAGTATCTACAGATGGACTACAATTACATCAGCCACATTGAACCCAAAGCCCTGAGCAGATTACATCATCTAGAGGTTTTTATTCTAAACGACAACCTGCTGTCCGCTCTGCCGTTCAACGTTTTCCAGTTTGTTCCTTTGACTCATCTGGACCTGAGGGGGAATCAACTCAAGGTGCTTCCCTACAACGGCCTCCTGGAACACCTGAGTCGCATCGTGGAGCTCCAGCTGGAAGAAAACCTGTGGAATTGCTCTTGCGAACTCATCGCCCTCAAAGCTTGGCTGGAGAGCATCTCTTACACACCGTTAGTGGGAGACGTGGTGTGCGAGACGCCGTTTCGGCTACATGGACGAGACCTGGACGAGATCTCCAAACAGGAGCTGTGTCCGCGGAGAGCCATCGCCGAATATGAGATGCGAGCGGAGCCGGCCCTCAGAAGCGAGGTCCTTTATAAAACCACGCCGGAAACGGTGCGAGCGGCCTTCGCATCCTCAACCGTCTTGCGACCGACGAAAAGCAGCCGTTCGTCAGGGAAGCTACGTGTCAAACCCACTTCACGCTCGTCCTCCGGCAAACCACAGAACTACGGGCCGATGTTGGCCTACCAGACCAAGCCTCCGGTTTCCCTGGTCTGCCCGAGCGCGTGTACCTGCAATCTCCAAATCTCAGACTTGGGCTTGAACGTTAACTGTCAGGAGAGGAAGATCGAGAGCATTTCCGATCTCAACCCCAAACCGTACAACCCCAAGAAAATGTACCTGACGGGCAATTTCATTTCTTCTGTGTGCAGCTCAGACTTCGTCGAGTCTACGGGGTTAGATTTGCTTCACCTGGGCAACAATCGTGTAACCGTCATTCACGACAGAACGTTTGGTCAGCTGATACATCTGAGAAGACTTTACCTGAACGGAAACCTGTTAGAGCGCCTCACCGAGGAGATGTTCTACGGCCTACAAAGCCTCCAGTTTCTGTATCTTGAATATAACGTCATCCGAGAGATTGCGGCCCACGCCTTTCATCAAGCGCCAAATCTTCAGCTGCTGTTCCTCAACAACAACCTCCTCAAAACGTTGCCGGTGGGAATCTTCGACGGATTAAATCTAGCTCGGCTGAGTCTGCGCAGCAACCACTTTCGTTCTCTTCCCGTCGGTGGTGTGTTAGAAGAGCTAACGTCCCTTGTGCAAATAGATCTGTTCGAGAACCCGTGGGATTGCTCATGTCTGGTTTTGGACACAAAGAACTGGTTGGAGCAGCTCGGCGCTGGCACCGTGGTGAACAGCGTCATCTGCGAATCTCCGCCGAGGCTCTCTGGAGAAGATCTGCGGCATCTTCGCTCCTCTCTTCTCTGCCCAGAAAACTCAAACGTTGAGTCTTCCGACGAGCCGCCCTCAGAGGACACCATTCCTGGCAGTACCATCACCTTAGAAACAGCCTTGGATTATGACACGCAGTCTCCTGCAGTCCCTCTCTCCGTTCTCATTCTCGCTTTACTGCTCATTTTTATATTGTCGGTTTTTGTTGCCGCCGGGCTCTTCGCTGTCATCATGAAACGCCGTAAGAAGTCCGAACGCTTGACTTCGCTTAACGCCACCCCCAGCTCCTTCAATGCCAGTTACGAAGACGGGGCGGCGGGAAAGTCTACCTCCGCGGGATACTTGTACGAGTACATACCACCTGCTGTCGGGAGCGTCGCCCAACACCTCCCCTACAGTCCCGATGAGGGAAATGAAATGAAGGGTTACAGAGACTTTGAGGAGCTCAGAGCACTGGCGGCCGGCTCAGATGAAGAGGTAAGGAGCAATGCCATAAGTTCAGAGTTCAGTGCCGGCACTCCGGACACCCTCGACAGACGCATCCCGCTTTTGGATGACAACTACTTTTACAGGGATATTCTAGCTAGGGACCAGCAGGCATCTCACAGGGTTGGTTTAGCATGCAAACACGGGCCACCAGACTTTGATGCCCGACATCAATGCGTGAATCCAGACAGAAAACAGCAGGTGTACAGCACGACACCCGCCGGCGTCTACACAGAGCCCGGACGAAGTGAATACTGGGAACTGAAGGCAAAGCTGCATTTCGAACCCGACTATCTGGAGGTTCACGAGAAGAGAACAACCTTCACCCAGTTTTGA